A single genomic interval of Helianthus annuus cultivar XRQ/B chromosome 6, HanXRQr2.0-SUNRISE, whole genome shotgun sequence harbors:
- the LOC110944303 gene encoding uncharacterized protein LOC110944303: MDRVKIVDSVQVFEWSWIADHVPAEAAEELQQLSILLTGVQMSKQEDRWFWSASSEGVFSVKALKRLLFDEHRLGQVFILDWCKWVPAKCNILAWRLEMGKIATREALIKRQIHVEDSVCPLCNSEEESADHLFISCYVASVIWNAVSSWCKIPCIFAFSIKDLFGVHSNLKVSERKKEAVQGFILIVCWSIWRARNNLVFSNKPVKIDCIVSEVKVLGFLWFKNRSRFKSLDWKEWVSFVNM; encoded by the coding sequence ATGGACCGGGTGAAGATCGTTGATTCGGTTCAGGTTTTCGAGTGGAGTTGGATAGCTGATCACGTCCCTGCGGAGGCTGCTGAGGAGCTTCAGCAGCTATCAATTCTTCTTACTGGTGTGCAAATGTCGAAGCAGGAAGATCGTTGGTTTTGGAGTGCTAGTTCTGAGGGTGTTTTTTCGGTTAAGGCTTTGAAGCGGTTGCTGTTTGATGAGCATCGCCTCGGTCAAGTTTTTATTTTGGACTGGTGCAAGTGGGTTCCTGCTAAATGTAATATTCTCGCTTGGAGGTTGGAAATGGGTAAAATTGCAACCAGGGAAGCTCTGATAAAAAGACAGATTCACGTAGAAGACTCCGTATGCCCGCTTTGTAACTCGGAGGAGGAATCGGCAGACCACCTCTTCATCTCATGCTACGTTGCTTCAGTTATTTGGAATGCGGTTAGTAGTTGGTGCAAGATCCCTTGTATCTTCGCGTTTTCTATTAAGGATCTTTTCGGAGTGCACTCGAACCTGAAGGTGTCGGAACGTAAAAAGGAGGCGGTTCAAGGTTTCATCTTGATTGTCTGCTGGAGCATTTGGCGTGCCAGGAACAATCTTGTTTTCAGCAACAAACCGGTAAAAATTGATTGTATAGTTAGCGAGGTGAAGGTGTTGGGTTTTTTGTGGTTTAAGAATAGGTCTAGATTTAAAAGTTTAGATTGGAAGGAGTGGGTTTCGTTTGTGAATATGTAA
- the LOC110864438 gene encoding reticulon-like protein B1, translating to MSDHEDHKPESLIEKISEKLHDHSSSSSDSDDDSKISAMKSKVFRLFGREKPVHNVFGGGKPADLLLWKDKKVSGGIIGGATVIWFLFEVLEYHLLTLVCHSLILTLAILFLWSNASTFIHKSPPKIPEVSIPEKPVTEIVSSLRIEINRGLAALHDIASGKDLKKFLSVIAGLWFVSIISNCYNFLTLVYISLVLLFSVPVIYDKFEDKIDPLAEKAWIEIKKQYAVLDEKVLSKIPRSMKELKDKKKA from the exons ATGTCAGATCACGAAGATCACAAGCCTGAGTCGTTAATCGAGAAGATATCGGAGAAATTACACGATcattcttcttcatcttcagatTCAGATGACGACAGCAAGATTTCCGCTATGAAATCCAAGGTTTTTCGCCTTTTTGGTCGCGAAAAACCCGTTCACAATGTCTTCGGCGGTGGAAAAC CGGCCGATCTGCTTCTGTGGAAGGATAAGAAGGTGTCGGGCGGGATCATAGGCGGTGCGACGGTGATCTGGTTTTTATTCGAAGTGTTGGAATATCATTTGCTGACTTTGGTTTGCCACAGTCTGATTCTTACATTGGCAATACTGTTTTTGTGGTCAAATGCCTCGACTTTCATCCACAA GTCTCCACCCAAAATTCCAGAGGTCTCGATTCCGGAGAAGCCTGTTACGGAAATTGTGTCATCGTTAAGGATTGAAATTAACCGCGGTTTGGCAGCTTTACATGATATTGCTTCAGGGAAAGACTTGAAGAAATTCCTATCT GTTATTGCGGGCTTGTGGTTCGTGTCGATAATCAGCAACTGCTATAACTTTTTGACATTGGTCTACATAT CACTTGTGCTACTCTTCTCGGTACCCGTGATCTACGACAAATTTGAGGATAAGATTGACCCACTTGCAGAGAAAGCATGGATTGAAATCAAGAAACAATACGCGGTACTCGATGAAAAGGTACTGAGTAAGATCCCAAGATCCATGAAAGAATTGAAAGATAAGAAAAAGGCTTGA
- the LOC110864437 gene encoding spastin, producing MENKQLFMSALSVGLGVGVGMTVSRWTSGGDDSSGMRLTPQTMEREMLSMIVDGKDSKATFDQFPYYLSEQTRVLLTSAAFVYLKNIDFSKHTRNLSPASRTILLSGPAELYQQMLAKALAHYFEAKLLLLDVTDFSLKVQSKYGGSYKENAFQRSTSETTLARMSDLLGSTLSMFQTKQEATGTLRRQSSVSDFGSRGSETFSNPPNLRRNASSSTNIEELATKCPTNPSPLRRTSSLAFDEKLFIQTLYKVITFVSKSSPMVLYLRDVEKLLCRSQRVYTLFQKMLKKISGPVLIIGSQVVDLEKDYRELDERITSVFPYNIEIKPPQEENHLVSWKSQLEEDMKMIQFQDNRNHISEVLAANDLDCDDLASICVADTIDLSKYIEEIVVSAISYHLTHTKNPEYRNGKLVISTASLSHGLSLFQEGKSVKDTSKDVGGPKPETKVESARPSEAEASAPKNTDNVAPATPKAPGVPADNEFEKRIRPEVIPASEIGVTFSDVGSLDDIKESLQELVMLPLRRPDLFIGGLLKPCRGILLFGPPGTGKTMLAKAIANEAGASFINVSMSTITSKWFGEDEKNVRALFSLAAKVSPTIIFVDEVDSMLGQRSRAGEHEAMRKIKNEFMTHWDGLLTKPGERILVLAATNRPFDLDEAIIRRFERRIMVGLPSVENREKILTTLLAKEQIDEGLNLKEVANMTEGYTGSDLKNLCNTAAYRPVRELIQQERLKDMEKKRLAESGVGPESPEENEEEKVIKIRPLNMEDFREAKNQVAASFASEGSIMSELKQWNEQYGEGGSRKKEQLSYFL from the exons ATGGAGAACAAGCAGTTGTTTATGTCTGCGTTGAGTGTGGGATTAGGAGTAGGAGTTGGAATGACGGTGAGTAGGTGGACCAGCGGCGGTGACGATTCGTCGGGGATGAGACTCACACCGCAAACGATGGAGCGAGAGATGCTGAGTATGATTGTTGATGGCAAAGACAGCAAGGCCACCTTCGACCAATTTCCCTATTACCTAAg CGAGCAGACAAGGGTTTTACTTACAAGTGCAGCCTTTGTTTATCTAAAGAACATCGACTTCTCCAAACACACAAGGAACCTTTCTCCGGCAAGTCGAACCATATTGTTATCAGGGCCCGCGG AACTTTACCAGCAAATGCTTGCCAAAGCTTTGGCTCATTACTTTGAAGCCAAGTTGTTGCTACTAGATGTCACTGATTTTTCACTTAAG GTCCAAAGCAAATATGGAGGTTCCTATAAGGAAAAT GCGTTTCAAAGGTCCACTTCAGAAACAACCTTGGCACGAATGTCCGACTTACTTGGATCAACCCTATCTATGTTTCAAACCAAACAAGAAGCAACAG GGACGTTGCGTAGACAGAGTAGTGTTTCTGATTTTGGATCAAG GGGGTCCGAAACTTTCTCAAATCCTCCGAATCTTAGGAGAAACGCGTCTTCATCGACTAATATAGAAGAGCTTGCTACAAAATGTCCGACAAATCCAT CTCCACTTAGGCGCACAAGCAGCTTGGCTTTCGACGAGAAGCTTTTTATACAAACGTTATACAAG GTTATTACTTTCGTATCCAAGAGCAGCCCGATGGTGTTGTATCTTAGAGACGTTGAGAAGCTTCTATGCCGATCACAACGAGTATACACCCTGTTCCAAAAAATGCTAAAAAAGATTTCTGGACCGGTTCTGATTATCGGGTCACAAGTTGTGGACTTAGAAAAAGATTACAGAGAATTGGATGAGAGAATTACGTCGGTTTTCCCGTACAACATCGAGATCAAACCTCCTCAAGAAGAAAATCATTTGGTTAGTTGGAAAAGTCAACTGGAAGAAGATATGAAGATGATCCAGTTTCAGGATAACCGAAATCATATTAGTGAAGTGCTGGCCGCTAATGATCTCGACTGTGATGATCTCGCGTCTATTTGCGTGGCTGATACGATTGATCTTAGCAAATATATAGAGGAGATTGTGGTTTCGGCAATTTCATATCATTTGACACATACTAAGAATCCGGAGTATCGTAATGGAAAACTAGTTATATCTACCGCAAG TTTGTCGCATGGATTGAGTCTGTTCCAGGAAGGTAAATCTGTTAAAGACACCTCAAAG GATGTTGGTGGCCCAAAACCAGAAACGAAAGTTGAAAGCGCTCGTCCTAGCGAAGCAGAAGCCTCGGCTCCTAAGAATACTGATAATGTGGCCCCCGCAACGCCAAAAGCTCCA GGAGTACCAGCTGACAATGAGTTTGAGAAACGCATAAGGCCCGAAGTGATACCGGCAAGCGAGATCGGTGTGACATTTTCCGATGTCGGTTCATTGGACGACATTAAAGAGTCACTTCAAGAACTAGTAATGTTACCTCTAAGACGACCCGACTTGTTCATAGGAGGCCTGCTAAAGCCATGTAGAGGGATACTACTATTCGGGCCACCTGGAACGGGGAAAACTATGCTTGCAAAGGCAATCGCTAACGAGGCCGGAGCGAGTTTTATTAACGTCTCGATGTCCACCATTACTTCAAAATGGTTTGGTGAAGATGAGAAGAACGTTCGAGCTTTGTTTTCTCTTGCGGCAAAGGTCTCACCGACTATTATATTCGTTGATGAGGTGGATAGTATGCTTGGTCAACGGTCAAGAGCCGGGGAGCATGAAGCCATGCGGAAGATTAAGAACGAGTTCATGACACATTGGGACGGGCTGTTGACTAAACCGGGTGAAAGGATATTAGTCCTCGCTGCAACCAATCGTCCGTTTGACCTTGATGAGGCGATTATCAGACGTTTCGAGAGAAG GATTATGGTCGGGCTACCGTCTGTGGAAAATCGGGAAAAGATATTGACGACGCTTTTGGCTAAAGAACAGATCGACGAAGGATTGAACTTAAAAGAGGTTGCGAATATGACGGAAGGATATACAGGAAGTGATCTGAAG AATCTATGTAATACGGCTGCATATCGGCCCGTAAGGGAGTTGATACAACAAGAGAGATTGAAGGATATG GAGAAGAAACGCTTAGCCGAGAGCGGTGTAGGGCCCGAGTCTCCAGAAGAAAATGAAGAGGAGAAGGTGATCAAGATCAGGCCCTTGAATATGGAAGACTTCAGGGAAGCCAAGAATCAG GTGGCGGCAAGCTTTGCATCGGAGGGATCAATAATGAGCGAGCTGAAGCAATGGAACGAGCAATACGGGGAAGGAGGTTCAAGGAAAAAGGAGCAATTATCATATTTCCTCTAG
- the LOC110864439 gene encoding probable WRKY transcription factor 19 — protein sequence MDSGLHNTGFTTDTTLRLDFPGLYNSSIPASVGIKRKWGSVNGSMDAQTGFLFSLWPGHSPSSSDSKASSATGCSNMSSAKETDEESSMDLELDFSLNLGGEKTPFKKKTSACKQPSIVDLELSLFSMPDESDVTTVPPSPPTVCSDFNMTGGSISIPTSSVTCSSGITEAHQQQRTSSTKTCQFVGCGKGARGASGLCIAHGGGRRCQKPGCHKGAEGRTAYCKAHGGGRRCEFLGCTKSSEGRTDYCIAHGGGRRCSHDGCTRAARGKSGLCIRHGGGKRCQKENCTKSAEGLSGFCISHGGGRRCQFPACTKGAQGSTMFCKAHGGGKRCTFAGCTKGAEGSTPFCKGHGGGKRCAFEGGGVCPTSVHGGTLFCVAHGGGKRCVVPDCTRSARGRTDCCVRHGGGKRCQFGGCGKSAQGSTDFCKAHGGGKRCSWGRAGSEYGVNDGVCNAFARGKTGLCVSHGALVQDNRVHGGATLGTLVHETAPTHPQNLNEMFSPPQVALDATQPGCVASSFRPNNRNPVAGPRLSTGAEGRVHGGSLIHLLGGS from the coding sequence ATGGATTCCGGGTTGCACAATACGGGTTTTACCACCGATACCACATTACGATTGGATTTTCCGGGTTTGTACAATAGTTCAATTCCcgcatcagtaggtatcaaacgGAAATGGGGTTCGGTAAACGGGTCAATGGATGCACAAACCGGGTTTCTTTTTAGCCTCTGGCCAGGCCACTCTCCAAGCTCATCCGATAGCAAGGCGAGTTCGGCCACCGGGTGCAGCAACATGTCTTCCGCTAAAGAAACCGATGAAGAGTCATCAATGGATCTCGAGTTGGACTTCAGTCTCAATCTTGGCGGTGAGAAGACGCCTTTTAAAAAGAAAACGTCTGCCTGTAAACAACCGTCAATCGTTGATCTGGAATTAAGTCTATTTTCCATGCCTGATGAGTCTGACGTCACGACGGTTCCCCCTAGCCCGCCAACTGTCTGTTCTGACTTCAATATGACCGGCGGGTCAATATCGATACCAACAAGTTCAGTCACATGTTCATCTGGGATCACCGAGGCGCATCAGCAGCAGAGAACCAGTAGTACGAAGACATGCCAGTTTGTCGGGTGTGGAAAAGGAGCAAGAGGTGCTTCGGGTCTTTGCATAGCGCATGGTGGCGGTCGGAGATGTCAAAAGCCCGGATGCCATAAAGGAGCCGAGGGCCGAACCGCTTACTGTAAAGCGCATGGTGGTGGTCGAAGATGCGAGTTCTTAGGGTGCACCAAGAGCTCAGAAGGACGGACCGATTACTGTATAGCTCACGGTGGTGGACGAAGGTGCAGTCACGACGGTTGCACGCGTGCCGCTAGAGGGAAATCCGGGTTGTGCATACGCCACGGCGGCGGTAAGCGATGCCAGAAGGAGAATTGCACGAAGAGCGCCGAAGGGCTTTCCGGTTTTTGCATATCTCATGGCGGTGGCCGCCGGTGTCAGTTTCCGGCATGCACGAAGGGTGCTCAGGGCAGCACCATGTTCTGCAAGGCACATGGTGGCGGGAAACGGTGTACGTTCGCAGGGTGTACCAAAGGTGCGGAAGGAAGTACGCCGTTTTGCAAAGGTCACGGTGGTGGAAAACGTTGTGCGTTTGAAGGCGGTGGTGTTTGCCCGACAAGCGTTCATGGTGGAACCCTATTCTGTGTGGCGCATGGTGGCGGCAAGAGATGTGTGGTCCCCGATTGCACAAGAAGTGCGAGGGGGCGCACCGACTGTTGTGTCCGCCATGGTGGCGGTAAGAGATGCCAGTTTGGCGGGTGTGGGAAAAGCGCACAGGGTAGCACGGACTTCTGCAAGGCCCATGGTGGTGGAAAAAGATGCTCATGGGGACGAGCTGGTTCGGAATACGGTGTTAATGACGGCGTTTGTAATGCATTTGCCAGGGGGAAAACCGGTTTATGCGTCTCTCATGGGGCTTTGGTTCAGGATAATCGGGTCCATGGTGGTGCCACCTTGGGAACTCTCGTTCATGAGACCGCACCCACCCATCCTCAAAACTTGAATGAAATGTTCTCCCCTCCACAGGTGGCACTCGATGCTACACAACCCGGGTGTGTTGCTTCAAGTTTTAGACCTAACAACAGGAATCCGGTGGCTGGACCACGGTTGTCGACAGGGGCAGAAGGGAGGGTCCATGGTGGGAGTTTGATTCATTTGCTTGGTGGCTCGTAA